One genomic segment of Occultella kanbiaonis includes these proteins:
- a CDS encoding methylenetetrahydrofolate reductase, with amino-acid sequence MSTASLYRAPGERPTISFELYPPRTPKGEVSLQRTVLDLAQIGPDYFSVTYGASGATRQTSRDLICTILRDTPVTPIAHLTCVGASEADLTEYISGLLDEGVRDFLALRGDPPAGQEDWQPHPDGLTRASQLVALLRSVVAARLGPADLVSISVAAYPGGDYGPDGQAVVDPSDVAALLEKQDAGADFAITQVFFDPAHYAELVSAARAGGVRIPIIPGLIPLTDPKRLRRLEELTGVRVPEQLLDSLDSAASPDEAYQRGLTASVDLIDGVLAAGAPGLHLYTFNSSKAALDLLDRAGLAPTVALGGTSPQ; translated from the coding sequence ATGAGCACGGCGAGTCTGTACCGGGCGCCTGGCGAGCGCCCCACGATCTCGTTCGAGTTGTACCCACCCCGCACCCCCAAGGGTGAGGTCTCGCTGCAGCGGACGGTCCTGGACCTGGCCCAGATCGGGCCGGACTACTTCTCGGTGACCTACGGCGCCTCCGGGGCGACCCGGCAGACGTCGCGTGACCTCATCTGCACCATCCTGCGGGACACGCCCGTGACCCCGATAGCGCACCTGACCTGCGTCGGGGCGTCCGAGGCGGACCTGACCGAGTACATCAGCGGGCTGCTCGACGAGGGCGTCCGGGACTTCCTCGCCCTGCGTGGGGACCCGCCGGCCGGCCAGGAGGACTGGCAGCCGCACCCGGACGGTCTGACCCGGGCGAGTCAGCTCGTCGCCCTGCTGCGGAGTGTCGTCGCAGCGCGTCTCGGGCCGGCGGACCTGGTCAGCATCTCGGTGGCGGCCTACCCCGGCGGCGACTACGGGCCGGACGGGCAGGCCGTGGTGGACCCGAGCGACGTGGCCGCGCTGCTGGAGAAGCAGGATGCCGGCGCCGACTTCGCGATCACCCAGGTCTTCTTCGACCCGGCGCACTACGCCGAACTGGTGTCCGCAGCGCGGGCCGGTGGCGTCCGGATCCCGATCATCCCCGGGCTCATCCCGCTCACCGACCCGAAGCGGCTGCGCCGCCTGGAGGAGCTCACCGGGGTCCGGGTCCCGGAGCAGCTCCTGGACTCCCTCGACTCCGCCGCGAGCCCCGACGAGGCGTACCAGCGGGGTCTGACCGCGAGCGTGGACCTGATCGACGGCGTCCTCGCGGCCGGTGCTCCCGGACTGCACCTGTACACGTTCAACTCGTCGAAGGCCGCGCTCGATCTCCTCGACCGGGCCGGACTCGCCCCAACAGTTGCCCTGGGGGGCACCTCCCCCCAGTGA
- the metE gene encoding 5-methyltetrahydropteroyltriglutamate--homocysteine S-methyltransferase codes for MSVHEGVPAFPAATILGYPRIGPRRELKRAVESFWAGRSTAPELGAVARDLRERTRTNLAGLGLGTEDASIPSDFTFYDQVLSVAAHLGAIPERFAHLRGPDGALDLAGMFTLARGEGDLAPLEMTKWFDSNYHYLVPEIGPDTEFRLVETPSVAAFAAALADGVVTRPVLVGPVTFLLLAKPSESAPEGFSPLSRLDDLLVAYADWLRAFAEAGATWVQLDEPALVSDTWAEPSAQVSAAVGRAYQALSVDLARPERPALFVATPYGPLGERFADLAATGVEAIGLDLVRGEAPAIDDAVRTALSGRTVVAGVVDGHNIWRTDLDAAAAAVAQLRADLGADVDVAVSTSTSLFHVPHTTSDEPDLPQRLLSWLAFADEKVGEVLALAAGPDAAGEAFAHSREVAADRAGAPGVVVPEVRDRAAGLTDADFHRGAYDARVAAQDAVLDLPPLPTTTIGSFPQTSELRVARASLRKGEITAEQYAEAMRAEIAHVIELQEKLGLDVLVHGEPERNDMVQYFAENLDGFAVTQNGWVQSYGSRCTRPSILWGDVSRPAPITVDWSRHAASLTSHPVKGMLTGPVTILAWSFVRDDQPLADTANQVALALRDEIADLEAAGIQVVQVDEPALRELLPLRRAAQGAYLDWSVASFRLATAGAADATQIHTHLCYSEFGEVIGAIDGLDADVTSIEAARSKMEILPDINSSGFARGIGPGVYDIHSPRVPSTAEITDLLTAALASVGERKLWVNPDCGLKTRGYPETIASLENLVAATRSVRERLGAPVNG; via the coding sequence ATGTCAGTGCACGAAGGCGTCCCCGCGTTCCCGGCCGCCACCATCCTCGGCTACCCCCGGATCGGGCCGCGCCGCGAGCTCAAGCGCGCCGTCGAGTCGTTCTGGGCCGGCCGCAGCACGGCGCCGGAGCTCGGCGCGGTGGCCCGGGACCTGCGCGAGCGCACTCGGACGAACCTGGCCGGACTCGGCCTCGGCACCGAGGACGCCTCCATCCCGTCCGACTTCACCTTCTACGATCAGGTGCTCTCCGTGGCCGCGCACCTGGGCGCGATCCCGGAACGGTTCGCGCACCTGCGCGGCCCCGACGGCGCCCTCGACCTCGCCGGCATGTTCACCCTCGCGCGGGGCGAGGGTGACCTGGCCCCGCTGGAGATGACCAAGTGGTTCGACTCCAACTACCACTACCTCGTCCCGGAGATCGGACCGGACACCGAGTTCCGCCTCGTCGAGACCCCGAGCGTGGCGGCGTTCGCAGCCGCCCTGGCCGACGGCGTGGTGACCCGGCCCGTGCTGGTCGGCCCGGTCACGTTCCTGCTGCTGGCCAAGCCGAGCGAGTCGGCGCCCGAGGGATTCTCCCCGCTGTCCCGGCTCGACGACCTGCTCGTCGCGTACGCCGACTGGCTCCGCGCGTTCGCCGAGGCGGGCGCCACCTGGGTGCAGCTCGACGAACCGGCCCTGGTGAGCGACACCTGGGCGGAGCCGTCCGCGCAGGTGAGCGCCGCCGTCGGGCGTGCCTACCAGGCACTCTCGGTGGACCTGGCCCGCCCGGAGCGGCCGGCCCTGTTCGTGGCCACGCCCTACGGCCCGCTCGGCGAGCGGTTCGCGGACCTCGCGGCCACCGGCGTCGAAGCCATCGGGCTGGACCTCGTGCGCGGCGAGGCACCCGCGATCGACGACGCGGTCCGTACCGCCCTCTCGGGCCGGACCGTCGTGGCGGGTGTCGTCGACGGGCACAACATCTGGCGCACCGACCTGGACGCCGCGGCCGCGGCCGTGGCCCAGCTGCGCGCGGACCTCGGAGCGGACGTCGACGTCGCCGTGTCCACCTCGACGTCGCTGTTCCACGTGCCGCACACCACCTCCGACGAGCCCGACCTGCCGCAGCGACTGCTGTCCTGGCTCGCGTTCGCCGACGAGAAGGTCGGCGAGGTGCTCGCGCTGGCCGCCGGGCCGGACGCGGCGGGCGAGGCGTTCGCGCACTCCCGCGAGGTCGCCGCGGACCGGGCCGGTGCACCCGGGGTCGTGGTGCCGGAGGTCCGGGACCGCGCCGCCGGCCTCACCGACGCCGACTTCCACCGCGGCGCCTACGACGCACGGGTCGCCGCCCAGGACGCGGTGCTGGACCTGCCGCCCCTGCCGACGACCACGATCGGGTCGTTCCCGCAGACGTCCGAGCTCCGCGTCGCCCGGGCCAGCCTGCGCAAGGGCGAGATCACCGCCGAGCAGTACGCGGAGGCGATGCGCGCCGAGATCGCCCACGTGATCGAGCTGCAGGAGAAGCTCGGCCTGGACGTGCTCGTGCACGGCGAGCCCGAGCGCAACGACATGGTCCAGTACTTCGCGGAGAACCTCGACGGGTTCGCCGTCACGCAGAACGGCTGGGTCCAGTCCTACGGGTCGCGCTGCACCCGCCCGTCCATCCTCTGGGGCGACGTCTCCCGGCCCGCGCCGATCACGGTGGACTGGTCCCGGCACGCCGCCTCGCTCACGAGCCACCCTGTCAAGGGCATGCTCACCGGCCCGGTGACGATCCTCGCGTGGTCCTTCGTGCGCGACGACCAGCCGCTCGCGGACACCGCGAACCAGGTCGCGCTTGCCCTCCGGGACGAGATCGCCGACCTCGAGGCGGCCGGCATCCAGGTGGTCCAGGTCGACGAGCCGGCGCTGCGGGAGCTGCTGCCGCTGCGCCGCGCCGCGCAGGGTGCGTACCTGGACTGGTCGGTGGCCTCGTTCCGGCTCGCGACCGCGGGTGCGGCGGACGCCACCCAGATCCACACCCACCTGTGCTACTCGGAGTTCGGCGAGGTCATCGGCGCGATCGACGGCCTCGACGCGGACGTGACGTCCATCGAGGCCGCGCGGTCGAAGATGGAGATCCTGCCGGACATCAACTCCTCCGGGTTCGCCCGCGGCATCGGCCCCGGCGTGTACGACATCCACTCCCCGCGGGTGCCGAGCACGGCCGAGATCACCGACCTGCTGACGGCGGCACTGGCCTCGGTCGGGGAGCGCAAGCTCTGGGTGAACCCCGACTGCGGCCTGAAGACCCGCGGCTACCCGGAGACGATCGCCTCGCTGGAGAACCTCGTCGCCGCGACCCGCTCGGTCCGGGAACGGCTCGGCGCCCCGGTCAACGGCTGA
- a CDS encoding SDR family NAD(P)-dependent oxidoreductase codes for MSAPADRGAPADGVARVVLITGAAGGIGRALTRRFADGRTGLVLVDRNADGLAALAQDLDDPPTILTETVDITEDDAVDALVTRVQDRWGAVDVLVNNAAYAYDDDLLGTTPARWDEQVAIALRSVFLCSRAVLPGMRRRGRGVIVNMASVNAHQYFGNEAYSAAKAGVESLTRSIAVRYGPDGVRALALGIGTVLTPGAWDARLERDPDIVDRLRSWYPMRRLGTPEDIAALTAFVASDEASWITGTTIMVDGGLTAGNLRLAEDVLGIEPGGPPGPAQTRPDATAAAF; via the coding sequence ATGAGCGCACCCGCCGACCGGGGTGCGCCCGCGGACGGCGTGGCCCGGGTGGTCCTGATCACCGGCGCCGCGGGCGGGATCGGCCGCGCCCTCACCCGCCGGTTCGCGGACGGGCGCACCGGCCTCGTCCTCGTGGACCGCAACGCCGACGGCCTGGCCGCGCTCGCGCAGGACCTCGACGATCCGCCGACGATCCTCACCGAGACGGTCGACATCACCGAGGACGACGCGGTCGACGCCCTGGTGACCCGGGTGCAGGACCGGTGGGGCGCCGTCGACGTCCTCGTCAACAACGCTGCCTACGCCTACGACGACGACCTGCTCGGGACCACGCCCGCGCGGTGGGACGAACAGGTCGCGATCGCGCTGCGGTCGGTCTTCCTGTGCAGCCGGGCGGTCCTGCCGGGGATGCGTCGGCGCGGCCGGGGCGTCATCGTGAACATGGCGTCGGTGAACGCCCACCAGTACTTCGGCAACGAGGCGTACAGCGCGGCCAAGGCGGGCGTCGAGTCGCTCACCCGCAGCATCGCGGTGCGCTACGGACCCGACGGCGTTCGCGCGCTCGCGCTCGGGATCGGGACCGTGCTCACCCCGGGCGCCTGGGACGCACGCCTGGAGCGCGACCCGGACATCGTGGACCGGCTCAGGTCCTGGTATCCCATGCGCCGTCTCGGAACACCGGAGGACATCGCCGCCCTGACCGCGTTCGTCGCCTCCGACGAGGCGTCCTGGATCACCGGCACCACGATCATGGTCGACGGCGGTCTGACGGCGGGCAACCTCCGGCTCGCCGAGGACGTGCTCGGTATCGAGCCGGGCGGCCCGCCCGGGCCGGCGCAGACGCGGCCCGACGCGACGGCGGCGGCGTTCTAG
- a CDS encoding RidA family protein yields MQISDALPTPAGPYSHVGTAAGLVWTAGFGPQDPATGTVPDGVEAQTAATLDNVERALAVVGLDLSDVIKATVHLEHLKRDFAAFNGVYAERFGDHRPVRTTVGSDLMDILVEIDVVAAQRG; encoded by the coding sequence ATGCAGATCAGCGACGCCCTACCCACCCCCGCCGGCCCCTACTCCCACGTCGGCACCGCCGCCGGACTGGTCTGGACCGCGGGCTTCGGACCTCAGGACCCGGCCACCGGCACCGTCCCGGACGGGGTCGAGGCACAGACCGCGGCGACCCTCGACAATGTCGAGCGAGCCCTCGCCGTGGTCGGCCTCGACCTGAGCGACGTCATCAAGGCGACCGTGCACCTGGAGCACCTCAAGCGCGACTTCGCCGCCTTCAACGGTGTCTATGCCGAGCGGTTCGGCGACCACCGCCCGGTCCGCACCACCGTCGGCTCCGACCTCATGGACATCCTCGTCGAGATCGACGTCGTCGCGGCGCAGCGCGGATGA
- a CDS encoding N-acyl-D-amino-acid deacylase family protein: protein MIADLLVRGASVVDGSGGAPVRADVAVVDGVIAAVGHLAGATAAEVVSAPGSLLLPGFIDTHSHTDAVIGQEHVQHALLRQGVTTAITGQDGVSHAGAGADGGAWGSRYFAGINGTAEPAGTLAEYRATLAGALRVNTAHLLPHGSMRYQRAGLRERLDASEVATLRDDVEAGLADGAVGLSAGLHYLPGVHADVDEFVVLAGPLAAAGRPYVTHMRGYEAESAVGLDEVLAIARRSGVGAHISHLHGPAQEILATIERAAGDGLDLTFDSYPYLSGFSLLSVPLLPWDLLRLAPEDLVDRLSRPGALACMPPGWRDAVGQELDRITLAGVPGRPALEGLTLRAAAESLGLDAPAMVLDLIADTAGAVTAVFQQPATSTEDDVRALLRHRGHMGGSDGIFVGGHPHPRAWGTFARYLARHVRDLGDWTWAEAAVHLAAAPGARFGLGGRGRIRPGAPADLVLLDPRTVTDTATYAEPQRLATGIGDVWVGGVRVLRDGELTESRPGSALTWQD from the coding sequence ATGATCGCGGACCTGCTGGTGCGCGGCGCGAGCGTCGTCGATGGCTCGGGCGGCGCGCCGGTGCGCGCCGATGTGGCGGTCGTCGACGGTGTGATCGCGGCGGTGGGGCACCTCGCCGGCGCCACGGCCGCCGAGGTCGTGTCGGCGCCCGGGTCGTTGCTCCTGCCCGGCTTCATCGACACGCACTCCCACACCGATGCCGTCATCGGGCAGGAGCACGTGCAGCACGCGTTGCTGCGCCAGGGTGTGACGACCGCCATCACCGGCCAGGACGGCGTCTCGCACGCGGGCGCGGGCGCCGACGGCGGGGCCTGGGGCTCGCGGTACTTCGCCGGCATCAACGGCACGGCCGAGCCGGCCGGGACGCTGGCCGAGTATCGCGCCACACTCGCGGGCGCGCTGCGCGTCAACACTGCCCATCTGCTCCCGCACGGGTCGATGCGGTACCAGCGGGCCGGACTGCGCGAGCGCCTCGACGCCAGCGAGGTCGCCACGCTGCGGGACGACGTCGAGGCCGGGCTCGCCGACGGCGCCGTCGGGCTCTCGGCCGGGCTGCACTACCTCCCGGGTGTGCACGCCGACGTCGACGAGTTCGTCGTGCTCGCCGGCCCGCTCGCCGCGGCCGGCCGGCCCTACGTGACCCACATGCGCGGCTACGAGGCCGAGTCCGCGGTCGGCCTCGACGAGGTGCTGGCGATCGCCCGGCGCAGCGGCGTCGGCGCCCACATCTCCCACCTGCACGGACCGGCGCAGGAGATCCTGGCCACGATCGAACGCGCCGCCGGGGACGGGCTGGACCTGACCTTCGACTCCTACCCGTACCTGTCCGGGTTCAGCCTGCTGAGCGTGCCGCTGCTGCCCTGGGACCTGCTCAGGCTGGCCCCGGAGGACCTGGTGGACCGCCTGTCCCGACCCGGAGCGCTCGCGTGCATGCCACCCGGCTGGCGCGACGCCGTCGGGCAGGAACTGGACCGGATCACTCTCGCCGGCGTCCCAGGGAGGCCAGCCCTGGAAGGGCTCACGCTCCGCGCGGCCGCCGAGTCGCTCGGCCTGGACGCCCCGGCGATGGTCCTGGACCTGATCGCCGACACGGCCGGCGCGGTGACCGCGGTGTTCCAGCAACCCGCCACGAGCACCGAGGACGACGTCCGGGCACTGCTGCGCCATCGGGGCCACATGGGTGGGTCGGACGGCATCTTCGTCGGCGGCCATCCGCACCCACGGGCCTGGGGAACGTTCGCCCGATACCTGGCCCGGCACGTCCGCGATCTCGGCGACTGGACCTGGGCGGAGGCCGCCGTGCACCTGGCCGCCGCACCCGGGGCCAGGTTCGGGCTCGGCGGTCGTGGCCGCATCCGGCCCGGCGCACCCGCCGACCTCGTGCTGCTCGACCCACGCACGGTCACGGACACGGCGACCTACGCCGAGCCGCAACGCCTCGCCACCGGCATCGGCGACGTCTGGGTCGGCGGGGTGCGCGTGCTCCGCGACGGCGAGCTCACCGAGTCCCGTCCCGGCTCCGCCCTGACCTGGCAAGACTGA
- a CDS encoding IclR family transcriptional regulator — MGEKAQVVGAERVLVLLRALAEHGQGATLDELAAVVDGSKPTIHRGLALLCRIGFARRDERGRYSLGDQFLRLAFTYHEQQTDHLRAQPILTALAQRFGETAHYAVLDGRDVVYRGKVDPPDRAVRLTSVIGGRNPAHCTAVGKALLAHRLTGEAQVRAWLADGDLDARTDSTIVAPAAFATELARVSEQGYAVEDEENELGIACLAVPVWWGPGTEPTGAISISAVRYRTPLAALLDRLPEIRAIIDGAP, encoded by the coding sequence ATGGGTGAGAAGGCGCAGGTCGTCGGCGCGGAACGCGTCCTCGTCCTGCTCCGCGCCCTCGCCGAGCACGGCCAGGGGGCGACGCTGGACGAGCTCGCGGCCGTCGTCGACGGCTCAAAGCCCACCATCCACCGCGGGCTCGCCCTGCTGTGCCGGATCGGCTTCGCGCGCCGCGACGAACGAGGCCGCTACAGTCTCGGCGACCAGTTCCTGCGACTCGCCTTCACCTACCACGAGCAGCAGACCGACCACCTGCGGGCGCAGCCGATCCTGACGGCTCTGGCGCAGCGGTTCGGCGAGACCGCGCACTACGCGGTGCTCGACGGCCGCGACGTGGTCTACCGCGGCAAGGTCGACCCGCCCGATCGTGCGGTCCGGCTCACCTCGGTGATCGGCGGCCGCAACCCCGCCCACTGCACCGCCGTCGGGAAGGCGCTGCTCGCCCATCGCCTGACCGGTGAGGCGCAGGTCCGGGCCTGGCTGGCCGACGGCGACCTCGATGCCCGCACCGACTCGACGATCGTGGCGCCGGCTGCCTTCGCCACCGAGCTCGCTCGCGTCAGCGAGCAGGGCTACGCCGTCGAGGACGAGGAGAACGAGCTGGGCATCGCATGCCTCGCCGTGCCGGTCTGGTGGGGGCCGGGCACCGAGCCGACCGGGGCCATCAGCATCAGCGCCGTCCGCTACCGCACGCCGTTGGCCGCCCTGCTCGACCGGCTCCCCGAGATCCGCGCGATCATCGACGGTGCGCCATGA
- a CDS encoding TM0106 family RecB-like putative nuclease, which yields MFLLDDVLVYSASDLSTAVGCEFAALRKLDERLGRVPKLEVANAFLDRAARLGNEHEERVLEQYRQRFGAGVVEIGPPTEYTRAALEEQHARTIAALHAGADVVAQAGFFDGRFHGRADFLVREGDVDGRPRYAVVDAKLTRSAKSPAVMQVAAYADQLLRAGIDVAEYTHLHLGDDVVTSHPMADGVAVLREQREQVQRLLDEHRLDDGPVVWGDERYRACLWCDYCAAELEPARDVKLVWGVRSGNRNALRAAGITTIDDLAASTGPIPKIRPAILDRLRGQARLQRRQEEAEARASQGAAAVTQAAHAGTGHSRAGGSTPAATPTVFSEVHTVTALEALPAPDAGDIFFDFEGDPMWVDSDRTQWGLEYLFGLVEAGPEERYVTFWAHDRAEEAGALRDFLAYVAQRRAAHPGLHIYHYAAYEQSALRNLAQRHGFGADEVEGLITDGVLVDLYKTVKDGVRISQRSYSLKKLEPLYMGAELRDASGVTSGGDSVVAYEEAMAMRAAGDDTGYSARLAELADYNRYDCVSTLRLRDWLLEQRDRTHAVLREAALAVGAVGAGAGPAEPPEPGTAGIAPEPAAAVEDETEEAEETTAQSLARAMLARTSDPAAPLLAAALEYHRREDEPFWRAHFERLDAPRRDWVDARDVLDVHGARVVEDWAGPEGRRPTRVLELTGSLGTGSIVGAGSEVYCVYPPPVPDGMRVPEGHERATSGARVISRGENADGEDVLVIAEVLARDLAEHDALPVLITPGAPPSAASLRSAIELVAQAVADDGPAIGARSDRAMDVPLGPPGLPAGPDTRPLPAQAALDVLRRVPPRQRHGGPLPHAAVSVPELGAGVDQVAGGHCGADHIGADHISAVTDAVLGADASYVAVQGPPGTGKTYLGTRVIAALVRRFGWRVGVVAQSHAVVEHFLRGVIEAGVPGTQVGKRGGSIDASIPTDFRPAVEHDRSAPPWVRLDTYQHQEFLERHGSAGAVIGGTAWDFTNRRRFALGDLDVLVIDEAGQFSLANTIAVATAARRLLLLGDPQQLPQVSLGTHDAPVDISALGWLTEGHATLPPSRGYFLDRTWRLHPELCEAVSTLAYDHQLHSHPRTAQRHLEGLDPGVHVVRVPHRGNVVDSPEESAEVVAQIQALLGKPWMDSAGGAGGTGGAGSAGGTDSAGGAGGAGGAGGAGADSAGGAESRPLAPADVLVVAAYNAQVQRIRHDLAEAGLEAVRVGTVDKFQGQEAAVVLLSLAASSADDAPRGLGFVLSRNRLNVAISRGKWAAIVIRSPGLTRHLPWDPNELSALGAFITLCSDARERRSRRH from the coding sequence GTGTTCCTGCTCGATGACGTGCTCGTCTACTCCGCCAGTGACCTGTCGACCGCCGTCGGCTGCGAGTTCGCTGCGCTGCGCAAGCTCGACGAACGCCTCGGCCGGGTGCCGAAGCTCGAGGTGGCGAACGCGTTCCTGGACCGGGCCGCCCGGTTGGGCAACGAGCACGAGGAGCGGGTGCTCGAGCAGTACCGGCAGCGGTTCGGCGCCGGCGTCGTGGAGATCGGCCCGCCCACCGAATACACCCGGGCGGCGCTCGAGGAGCAGCATGCACGCACCATCGCGGCACTCCACGCGGGCGCGGACGTGGTGGCCCAGGCCGGCTTCTTCGACGGGCGGTTCCACGGGCGAGCGGACTTCCTGGTGCGCGAGGGCGACGTCGACGGGCGGCCGAGGTACGCCGTCGTCGACGCGAAGCTGACCCGATCGGCGAAGTCACCGGCCGTGATGCAGGTCGCCGCGTACGCGGACCAGTTGCTCCGGGCCGGGATCGACGTGGCCGAGTACACCCACCTGCACCTCGGCGACGACGTCGTCACGTCGCACCCGATGGCCGACGGCGTCGCCGTCCTGCGCGAGCAGCGCGAGCAGGTCCAGCGCCTCCTCGACGAACATCGCCTCGACGACGGGCCGGTCGTCTGGGGCGATGAGCGGTACCGGGCCTGCCTGTGGTGTGACTACTGTGCGGCCGAGCTCGAGCCGGCCCGCGACGTCAAACTCGTCTGGGGCGTGCGTAGCGGGAACCGGAACGCCCTTCGGGCGGCGGGCATCACCACGATCGACGACCTCGCAGCCAGCACCGGCCCGATACCGAAGATCCGGCCGGCCATCCTCGACCGGCTGCGCGGACAGGCACGGCTGCAACGGCGGCAGGAGGAGGCGGAGGCCCGGGCGTCCCAAGGCGCCGCGGCCGTCACACAGGCTGCCCACGCCGGGACCGGGCACTCGCGCGCCGGCGGCTCCACCCCGGCAGCCACGCCCACGGTCTTCAGCGAGGTGCACACGGTGACGGCCCTCGAGGCCCTGCCCGCACCCGATGCCGGCGACATCTTCTTCGACTTCGAGGGCGATCCGATGTGGGTCGACTCCGACCGGACGCAGTGGGGTCTGGAGTACCTCTTCGGTCTCGTCGAGGCCGGCCCAGAGGAGCGCTATGTGACGTTCTGGGCGCACGACCGTGCCGAGGAGGCGGGTGCGCTCCGAGACTTTCTGGCGTACGTGGCGCAGCGCCGCGCCGCGCATCCGGGGCTGCACATCTACCACTACGCGGCCTACGAGCAGTCCGCGCTGCGCAACCTCGCGCAACGCCACGGGTTCGGCGCGGACGAGGTCGAGGGCCTCATCACCGACGGGGTCCTCGTCGACCTGTACAAGACCGTCAAGGACGGTGTCCGGATCTCCCAGCGCTCGTACTCCCTGAAGAAGCTCGAGCCCTTGTACATGGGCGCCGAACTGCGGGACGCGTCAGGCGTCACCAGTGGTGGGGACTCGGTGGTCGCGTATGAGGAGGCCATGGCGATGCGCGCCGCCGGGGACGACACCGGCTATTCCGCGCGCCTCGCCGAGCTCGCCGACTACAACCGGTACGACTGCGTCTCCACGCTCCGGCTGCGGGACTGGCTGCTCGAGCAGCGGGACCGAACGCACGCCGTGCTGCGTGAGGCCGCGCTGGCCGTCGGCGCCGTCGGTGCTGGTGCCGGCCCGGCTGAGCCCCCGGAGCCGGGTACCGCCGGGATCGCGCCCGAGCCTGCCGCAGCCGTCGAGGACGAGACTGAGGAGGCCGAGGAGACGACCGCACAGAGTCTCGCCCGCGCGATGCTGGCCCGGACGTCGGACCCGGCCGCGCCGCTCCTCGCTGCCGCGCTGGAGTACCACCGTCGCGAGGACGAGCCGTTCTGGCGGGCTCACTTCGAGCGGCTCGACGCGCCACGCAGGGACTGGGTGGACGCTCGGGACGTGCTCGACGTGCACGGGGCCAGGGTGGTCGAGGACTGGGCCGGACCGGAGGGTCGACGACCCACGCGGGTCCTCGAGCTCACCGGCTCACTCGGCACCGGCAGCATCGTCGGCGCCGGCTCCGAGGTGTACTGCGTCTACCCCCCGCCGGTGCCCGACGGGATGCGGGTGCCCGAGGGGCACGAGCGCGCCACCTCGGGCGCCCGCGTGATCAGTCGCGGCGAGAACGCCGACGGCGAGGACGTCCTCGTCATCGCGGAGGTGCTCGCCCGGGACCTCGCCGAGCACGACGCCCTGCCGGTCCTGATCACCCCGGGCGCACCGCCGTCCGCCGCCTCGCTCCGGTCCGCCATCGAGCTGGTCGCTCAGGCCGTGGCCGACGACGGGCCCGCCATCGGTGCCCGCTCGGATCGCGCGATGGATGTTCCACTGGGCCCACCCGGACTCCCGGCCGGTCCTGATACGCGGCCGTTGCCGGCTCAGGCGGCACTCGACGTGCTGCGTCGGGTGCCGCCTCGGCAGCGTCACGGCGGCCCACTCCCCCACGCCGCGGTCAGCGTGCCCGAGCTGGGCGCCGGCGTCGACCAGGTGGCCGGCGGCCACTGCGGCGCGGACCACATCGGCGCGGACCACATCAGCGCCGTCACGGACGCCGTGCTCGGTGCCGACGCCTCCTACGTCGCGGTCCAGGGCCCTCCCGGCACCGGCAAGACCTACCTGGGCACCCGGGTGATCGCCGCACTCGTGCGGCGGTTCGGGTGGCGGGTCGGCGTGGTCGCGCAGTCGCACGCGGTCGTCGAACACTTCCTGCGCGGCGTGATCGAGGCCGGTGTCCCGGGCACACAGGTCGGCAAGCGCGGCGGCAGCATCGACGCGAGCATCCCGACCGACTTCCGTCCGGCCGTCGAGCATGACCGGAGCGCGCCGCCGTGGGTACGCCTGGACACCTACCAGCACCAGGAGTTCCTCGAACGCCACGGCAGCGCCGGCGCCGTGATCGGCGGTACCGCCTGGGACTTCACGAATCGGCGCCGGTTCGCCCTCGGCGACCTCGACGTGCTCGTGATCGACGAGGCGGGCCAGTTCTCGCTCGCGAACACGATCGCCGTCGCCACGGCGGCCCGCCGGCTGCTGCTGCTCGGCGATCCGCAGCAGCTGCCGCAGGTCAGCCTGGGCACCCATGACGCCCCCGTCGACATCTCGGCTCTCGGCTGGCTCACGGAAGGTCACGCCACCCTGCCGCCGAGCCGCGGCTACTTCCTGGACCGGACGTGGCGCCTGCACCCGGAACTGTGCGAGGCGGTCTCGACGCTCGCCTATGACCACCAGCTGCACAGTCATCCGCGGACCGCGCAGCGGCACCTCGAGGGCCTCGACCCCGGTGTGCACGTGGTGCGGGTGCCGCACCGCGGCAACGTCGTGGACTCCCCGGAGGAGTCCGCGGAGGTCGTCGCGCAGATCCAGGCGCTACTCGGCAAGCCCTGGATGGACAGCGCGGGTGGTGCCGGTGGTACCGGTGGTGCAGGCAGCGCCGGTGGTACCGACAGTGCTGGTGGTGCCGGTGGTGCCGGTGGTGCCGGTGGTGCCGGTGCCGACAGTGCTGGTGGTGCCGAGTCACGCCCCTTGGCACCGGCGGACGTGCTCGTGGTCGCCGCCTACAACGCCCAGGTGCAGCGCATCCGGCACGACCTCGCCGAGGCGGGCCTTGAGGCGGTCCGGGTCGGCACCGTGGACAAGTTCCAGGGCCAGGAGGCCGCCGTCGTGCTGCTCAGTCTGGCCGCGTCCAGCGCGGACGACGCCCCGCGCGGGCTCGGCTTCGTGCTCTCCCGCAACCGGCTGAACGTGGCGATCTCCCGGGGCAAGTGGGCGGCGATCGTGATCCGCTCGCCCGGCCTGACCCGGCACCTGCCGTGGGACCCGAACGAGCTGAGCGCGCTCGGCGCGTTCATCACGCTCTGCAGCGACGCCCGCGAGCGCCGAAGCCGCCGTCACTGA